A section of the Arabiibacter massiliensis genome encodes:
- a CDS encoding ABC transporter ATP-binding protein — protein MLLSVRNLCTDFPLKKGVVHAVEGVSFQVDEGEILAIVGESGSGKSVTSLSVMGLLAEPGHVSGGVIEFQGRDLVGLSEREYRELRGNDMAMIFQEPMTSLNPVYRVGNQIVEAIRTHEKVSKKDARERAIDLLRKVGIPSPEARIDDYPHQMSGGMRQRVMIAMALACNPKLLIADEPTTALDVTIQAQILDLLRRLRDDTGMAVLLITHDLGVVSETADRVVVMYCGQVVEEAEVRTLFDHPMHPYTLGLLKSIPRLEDDDSKRLYMIKGMVPNPLEMPPGCHFSDRCDSCMDICRQKMPDIVDVGGHKVRCFLYEDAEGEVKGASAIAAAEAEAHADAEAAREVETAEALLAAEEIREAEIEELEKNEEAIR, from the coding sequence CTTCCCGCTGAAGAAGGGCGTCGTGCACGCCGTCGAGGGCGTGAGCTTCCAGGTGGACGAGGGCGAGATCCTGGCCATCGTCGGCGAGTCGGGCTCCGGCAAGTCGGTGACCAGCCTGTCGGTGATGGGCCTCTTGGCCGAGCCGGGGCACGTGTCCGGCGGCGTGATAGAGTTCCAGGGCCGCGACCTCGTGGGCCTGTCCGAGCGGGAGTACCGCGAGCTGCGCGGCAACGACATGGCCATGATCTTCCAGGAGCCCATGACGTCGCTGAACCCGGTGTACCGCGTGGGCAACCAGATAGTCGAGGCCATCCGCACGCACGAGAAGGTGTCGAAGAAGGACGCCCGCGAGCGCGCGATCGACCTTTTGCGCAAGGTGGGCATCCCCAGTCCCGAGGCGCGCATCGACGACTACCCGCACCAGATGTCGGGCGGCATGCGCCAGCGCGTCATGATCGCCATGGCGCTGGCCTGCAACCCGAAGCTCTTGATCGCCGACGAGCCCACCACGGCCCTCGACGTGACCATCCAGGCGCAGATCCTCGACCTGCTGCGCCGCCTGCGCGACGACACGGGCATGGCGGTGCTCTTGATCACGCACGATCTGGGCGTGGTGAGCGAGACGGCCGACCGCGTGGTGGTCATGTACTGCGGCCAGGTGGTGGAGGAGGCCGAAGTGCGCACGCTCTTCGACCACCCGATGCATCCCTACACGCTGGGCCTGCTGAAGTCCATCCCGCGCCTCGAGGACGACGACTCGAAGCGCCTGTACATGATCAAGGGCATGGTGCCCAACCCCCTCGAGATGCCGCCGGGCTGCCACTTCTCCGACCGGTGCGACTCGTGCATGGACATCTGCCGCCAGAAGATGCCCGACATCGTGGACGTGGGCGGCCACAAGGTGCGCTGCTTCTTGTACGAGGATGCCGAGGGCGAGGTCAAGGGCGCTTCCGCCATCGCGGCCGCCGAGGCCGAGGCGCACGCCGACGCGGAGGCCGCGCGCGAGGTGGAGACCGCCGAGGCGCTGCTGGCCGCCGAGGAGATCCGCGAGGCAGAGATAGAGGAGCTCGAGAAGAACGAGGAGGCGATACGATGA